A window of Sphingobacterium sp. lm-10 contains these coding sequences:
- the tgt gene encoding tRNA guanosine(34) transglycosylase Tgt: protein MKFTLQAQDKLSKARAGEMETAHGTIQTPIFMPVGTAATVKAVHMHELVNDIQAQIILGNTYHLYLRPGLDVLQKAGGLHKFNNWKGPILTDSGGYQVYSLTEVRKIKEEGVTFRSHIDGSKHLFTPENVMDTQRIIGADIIMAFDECTPYPCDYNYARRSLDMTHRWLKRCCDRFDSTTPLYGYDQTLFPIVQGSVYKDLREKSAEVIASFEREGNAIGGLSVGEPAHEMYAMTEVVTKILPEHKPRYLMGVGTPVNILENIALGIDMFDCVMPTRNARNGMLFTKEGIINIKNKKWADDFSPIEANSDLLVDQIHSKAYLRHLIRSQEILGAQIASLHNLHFYLWLVTQAREKIIEGTFYDWKEKMVKILDQRL from the coding sequence ATGAAATTTACGCTTCAAGCACAAGATAAACTTTCCAAGGCACGCGCCGGAGAGATGGAGACCGCACACGGTACGATACAGACACCTATATTTATGCCAGTCGGCACAGCTGCTACGGTAAAAGCCGTGCACATGCACGAATTGGTAAACGATATACAAGCTCAGATTATTTTAGGCAATACCTATCACTTGTACTTACGTCCGGGTTTGGACGTGTTGCAAAAAGCGGGTGGGTTGCATAAATTCAATAATTGGAAAGGTCCAATTTTGACCGACTCCGGTGGCTATCAGGTATATTCTTTAACGGAGGTGCGTAAGATCAAGGAGGAAGGAGTTACTTTTCGCTCTCACATCGATGGATCTAAGCATCTTTTTACACCAGAGAACGTGATGGATACGCAACGAATTATTGGTGCAGATATCATTATGGCATTCGATGAGTGTACACCTTATCCCTGTGATTACAACTACGCGCGCCGCTCATTGGATATGACGCACCGCTGGCTGAAACGCTGTTGTGATCGCTTTGACTCCACCACGCCATTGTATGGCTATGATCAAACACTATTTCCCATTGTACAGGGATCCGTTTATAAGGACTTGCGCGAAAAATCGGCGGAGGTGATTGCTTCGTTTGAAAGAGAAGGCAATGCAATAGGTGGTTTATCCGTCGGGGAGCCAGCGCATGAGATGTATGCGATGACGGAGGTGGTGACCAAAATATTACCAGAACATAAACCAAGGTATTTAATGGGTGTAGGTACCCCCGTCAATATTTTGGAAAATATTGCCTTAGGGATCGATATGTTTGACTGCGTGATGCCGACACGTAATGCCCGTAATGGTATGCTGTTTACCAAAGAGGGTATTATTAATATCAAAAATAAGAAATGGGCAGACGATTTTAGTCCGATCGAAGCCAATAGTGATTTATTAGTAGATCAGATTCATAGTAAAGCCTATTTACGCCATTTGATTCGTTCACAGGAAATACTGGGGGCGCAAATTGCTTCACTACACAACTTGCATTTCTACTTATGGTTAGTGACACAAGCGCGCGAAAAAATCATAGAAGGTACCTTCTATGATTGGAAAGAGAAAATGGTGAAGATTTTAGACCAACGGTTGTAA
- the rsmG gene encoding 16S rRNA (guanine(527)-N(7))-methyltransferase RsmG, with amino-acid sequence MNPSVEIIFTYFPHLSELQKKQFAQLAELYPFWNEQINVISRKDMDSLYLKHVLHSLGIAAYVRELAAGTRILDVGTGGGFPGIPLAILFPQVQFHLVDSIGKKIKVVREVAEALGLTNVEADHIRAEQLDYKYDFVVSRAVTRLKDFLPWVRNKIEAKDKNGIPNGILYLKGGDLREEIKEAKVTSDLISLTDYFKEEFFETKYVLYIPM; translated from the coding sequence ATGAATCCTTCCGTAGAAATTATCTTCACCTATTTTCCGCATCTAAGCGAATTACAAAAAAAGCAATTTGCTCAATTGGCAGAATTATATCCCTTCTGGAATGAACAGATTAATGTTATCTCCCGGAAAGATATGGATTCTCTTTATCTTAAACATGTACTGCACTCCTTGGGCATCGCTGCATACGTACGTGAGCTCGCTGCCGGTACCCGTATTTTAGATGTAGGCACTGGCGGTGGTTTTCCAGGTATCCCTTTAGCGATCTTGTTTCCTCAAGTACAGTTTCATCTGGTTGATTCTATCGGAAAGAAAATAAAAGTAGTACGCGAGGTAGCCGAAGCCTTAGGCTTGACGAATGTAGAGGCAGACCATATTCGTGCCGAACAACTAGATTATAAATACGACTTTGTGGTATCCAGAGCGGTTACGCGCCTGAAAGATTTCCTTCCTTGGGTACGGAATAAGATAGAAGCAAAAGATAAAAATGGTATTCCTAACGGAATATTGTATTTGAAGGGTGGTGATCTTCGTGAGGAAATTAAGGAGGCAAAAGTTACTTCCGATTTGATTTCTCTGACAGATTACTTCAAAGAAGAATTCTTTGAAACGAAATACGTGTTATACATTCCAATGTAA
- a CDS encoding glycosyltransferase, with the protein MFFPTEAIYTYWPYAAFLSLGIFFSIQVYYILFVYGKLARYRSPEPTVGEEMPPVSIIISAYNEQENLKTFLPLILQQDYPEFEVVVVNDCSDDETPWLLRDLAAQHTHLKVIDIGEHIRLKHTKKFTLTIGIKAAKHAHLVFTDADCEPASDQWLRETVAPFAEGKEIILGYSPYFKHSGLLNKLIRFETTHTAMTYLSYALKGDPYMGVGRNLAYTKALFYKGKGFNAHMHIKSGDDDLFVNQNSNSLNTGIAISPNTHMYSVPKLTWKSYYKQKARHAGASVMYKTRHKWMLATQLLSAILFYVSLALSIVLLPQLWYIPVGLYVLRLIAQYSIYSYSFRKLAVPDLLLWLPLLDLLFYFFICLNGLFNRNRKQISWK; encoded by the coding sequence ATGTTTTTTCCGACCGAAGCGATCTATACCTATTGGCCTTATGCCGCATTCCTATCTTTAGGGATATTTTTTAGTATTCAGGTATATTATATCCTTTTTGTATATGGTAAGCTTGCCAGGTACCGCTCACCGGAACCAACCGTCGGTGAAGAGATGCCGCCAGTCTCCATCATCATCAGCGCATATAACGAACAAGAAAATCTTAAAACATTCTTGCCACTTATTCTGCAACAAGATTATCCGGAGTTCGAGGTGGTTGTGGTGAATGACTGCTCGGACGACGAAACACCCTGGCTACTGCGCGATCTTGCCGCCCAGCATACGCACCTGAAGGTCATCGACATCGGCGAACACATTCGCCTCAAGCACACCAAAAAATTCACCTTAACCATTGGTATTAAAGCCGCGAAACACGCGCATCTCGTATTTACAGACGCAGACTGCGAACCCGCGTCTGATCAATGGTTGCGCGAGACAGTCGCTCCTTTTGCCGAAGGCAAAGAAATCATCTTGGGTTATTCTCCCTATTTCAAACATAGCGGTTTGCTAAATAAACTAATTCGATTTGAGACGACGCATACGGCCATGACTTACCTCTCTTATGCGCTAAAGGGTGATCCTTATATGGGTGTTGGGAGAAATTTGGCGTATACCAAAGCACTGTTTTACAAAGGCAAGGGTTTTAATGCGCACATGCACATCAAATCGGGAGATGACGATCTTTTCGTTAATCAGAATAGTAACTCGCTGAATACGGGAATTGCGATATCGCCTAATACCCATATGTATTCGGTGCCTAAGCTTACCTGGAAAAGCTATTACAAACAAAAGGCGCGACATGCAGGAGCGTCGGTCATGTACAAGACCCGGCACAAGTGGATGCTAGCCACACAGCTGCTGTCTGCCATACTCTTCTATGTTTCATTGGCATTGTCCATAGTTTTATTGCCCCAACTTTGGTACATACCTGTTGGACTGTACGTACTTCGTTTGATTGCGCAGTACAGTATATACAGCTACTCTTTTCGCAAACTTGCCGTGCCCGATTTGTTACTTTGGTTGCCCTTACTAGATCTACTCTTTTACTTTTTCATTTGCCTGAACGGCTTATTTAATAGAAACAGAAAACAAATATCCTGGAAATAA
- a CDS encoding LptF/LptG family permease encodes MKIIDRYIIGKYLSTFVFTVCIFCLVIVIFDFSEKVDDFNKNRASMAQVFTLYYAIGSVPFFINMLTPLLNFIAVIFFTSKMADQTEIVPILSGGMSFYRLLRPYMICAGIICSLVLLSNLYIIPFTNKVKVDFENVYVKPHKVSTTSTSTHMQLDSNTYVYMGTFETKTGVGYNFTIEKFDGDILTEKLMADRITWDSVASKWSIHNYTVRYIDGLRERMVDGEQRDTTLDMRPKDFEIYENVFTTMSQSDLNERIQKEETRGTGMMNELLLEKYKRFINPFSAFILTLIGVSLSSKKVRGGIGVSLGVGIGLSCIYVVLERFSTMFSVKGGLDPLISVLIPNVLFLVLSIYLMFKAPK; translated from the coding sequence ATGAAAATTATCGATCGCTATATCATTGGGAAATACCTATCCACTTTTGTGTTTACGGTATGTATCTTCTGTTTGGTGATTGTTATTTTTGATTTTTCTGAGAAGGTCGACGATTTTAATAAAAACCGTGCGTCTATGGCACAGGTTTTTACACTGTACTACGCAATAGGGAGTGTGCCCTTCTTCATTAACATGCTAACCCCGTTGCTGAATTTCATCGCGGTGATATTCTTTACCTCGAAGATGGCCGATCAGACAGAGATCGTACCTATCTTGAGTGGCGGGATGAGTTTTTATCGGCTGCTTCGGCCGTATATGATCTGCGCGGGGATTATCTGTTCGCTCGTACTGCTTTCCAACCTTTACATCATTCCATTTACTAACAAAGTAAAGGTTGATTTCGAAAATGTATATGTAAAGCCGCATAAGGTGAGCACAACCTCGACGTCCACGCATATGCAATTGGATTCGAATACCTATGTGTATATGGGAACCTTCGAAACCAAGACCGGAGTTGGCTATAATTTTACGATAGAAAAATTCGATGGCGATATATTAACCGAGAAGTTGATGGCAGACCGCATAACCTGGGATTCTGTTGCCAGCAAATGGTCGATCCACAATTATACCGTTCGTTATATAGATGGTCTTCGGGAACGCATGGTCGATGGAGAGCAACGAGATACCACATTGGATATGCGTCCTAAAGATTTTGAGATTTACGAGAATGTATTTACAACGATGAGCCAGTCGGACCTCAATGAACGTATCCAAAAGGAAGAGACGCGAGGTACGGGGATGATGAATGAGCTGCTATTAGAAAAGTACAAGCGTTTTATCAATCCGTTTTCGGCGTTTATTCTAACCCTTATTGGCGTATCTCTTTCGTCCAAGAAGGTGCGAGGCGGTATTGGCGTTAGCTTAGGGGTAGGTATTGGTTTAAGTTGTATTTACGTCGTTCTGGAAAGATTCTCTACTATGTTTTCCGTAAAAGGAGGGCTAGATCCGCTGATCTCTGTCCTTATTCCTAACGTGCTGTTCCTCGTCTTGAGTATTTATCTAATGTTCAAGGCTCCTAAATAA
- a CDS encoding DMT family transporter: protein MAKSGASRNVLILHLTVLIWGFTGVLGELISVSALHLVWYRVLIASIALWIYFMVYRKNFRVSIPHMLQFLGVGLVVGLHWVFFFHSIKISTVSVTLVSLSAVTLFTAVLEPLANRKRIELSDVLVGMMIIFGIYLIFTFEFQYFWGIIFGLLAALSASVFGICNARMVKITNPTIITFYEMIGAVIGVSILLGFTGGFDAQMWLSQSDLLYLILLGVGCTAIAYVLGVSVMRELSAFTVALTTNLEPVYGILLALIIFGQKETMSIGFYAGAVLIMMAVFVYPYLKTRWTAKRLASRVG from the coding sequence ATGGCTAAGTCTGGCGCTAGTCGCAATGTGCTGATCCTACACCTTACGGTGTTAATCTGGGGTTTTACAGGGGTGTTGGGTGAGTTAATCTCGGTATCTGCCTTGCATTTGGTTTGGTATCGTGTATTAATCGCATCGATCGCGTTATGGATTTATTTCATGGTTTATCGGAAAAACTTTCGCGTATCTATTCCGCATATGTTACAGTTTCTAGGGGTTGGATTGGTAGTAGGCCTGCATTGGGTATTTTTTTTCCATTCTATTAAAATCTCTACGGTTTCCGTCACCCTGGTCAGCCTTTCGGCCGTGACCTTATTTACTGCCGTGCTCGAACCTTTGGCCAATCGGAAGCGGATCGAACTTTCGGATGTCTTGGTAGGGATGATGATTATTTTTGGAATTTACCTGATTTTCACGTTCGAATTTCAGTATTTCTGGGGAATTATCTTTGGCTTGCTCGCTGCTCTCAGCGCAAGTGTGTTTGGTATTTGCAATGCCCGGATGGTGAAAATCACCAACCCCACCATCATCACTTTTTATGAAATGATTGGTGCGGTGATCGGTGTAAGCATCCTATTAGGGTTTACAGGAGGCTTTGACGCTCAAATGTGGCTCAGTCAATCGGATCTACTCTACCTCATATTGCTTGGCGTAGGATGTACAGCGATAGCCTATGTGCTCGGTGTGTCGGTCATGCGGGAGCTGTCGGCATTTACGGTTGCTTTAACGACCAATCTGGAGCCCGTATATGGAATCTTGCTGGCATTAATAATTTTTGGTCAGAAGGAGACCATGAGTATAGGTTTTTATGCAGGCGCTGTCTTAATTATGATGGCGGTGTTTGTGTATCCTTATCTCAAAACCCGATGGACAGCGAAGCGGTTGGCGAGTAGGGTAGGATAG
- a CDS encoding metallophosphoesterase family protein, translating to MKIGLLSDTHSYLDDAVFHHFATCDEIWHAGDFGESKVAEQLAAFKPFRGVYGNIDGQDIRQTYPEHLRFTCEEVDVWMTHIGGYPGRYAPAVKAAIQRNPPKLFISGHSHILKVQYDPRLQLLHLNPGAAGRQGWHKVRTLMRFDITGDRVENMEVIELNGR from the coding sequence ATGAAAATTGGCTTGCTTTCGGATACCCATAGTTATTTAGATGATGCGGTTTTTCATCATTTCGCAACATGCGATGAAATATGGCATGCGGGAGATTTTGGTGAAAGCAAAGTCGCAGAGCAGCTTGCTGCATTCAAGCCTTTTCGGGGTGTTTATGGTAATATCGATGGACAGGATATTCGCCAAACGTATCCAGAGCATCTGCGTTTTACTTGCGAAGAAGTGGATGTGTGGATGACACATATCGGTGGATACCCCGGCAGATATGCACCGGCGGTAAAAGCAGCTATACAACGGAACCCTCCAAAATTATTTATCAGCGGACATTCTCATATTCTGAAAGTCCAGTATGACCCCCGATTACAATTGTTGCACCTCAACCCAGGTGCGGCAGGCAGACAAGGCTGGCATAAAGTGCGCACCCTGATGCGTTTCGATATTACCGGAGATCGTGTGGAGAATATGGAGGTGATTGAACTAAACGGTCGCTAA
- a CDS encoding MerR family transcriptional regulator yields the protein MPYKEREINKLYYTMGEVTSMFAVNASQIRFYEREFDIIQPKKNKKGNRLFTQEDISNLKIIFNLVKNKGYTLQGAREFLRQNKNEARENQRVVESLEKLKSFLLEVRDSL from the coding sequence ATGCCATACAAAGAGCGCGAAATAAATAAGTTGTATTACACGATGGGCGAAGTGACCAGCATGTTTGCCGTCAATGCTTCCCAAATTCGTTTTTATGAGCGGGAGTTTGATATCATTCAACCCAAGAAAAACAAAAAAGGCAATCGCCTTTTCACGCAGGAAGATATCTCCAACCTAAAGATTATCTTCAATCTGGTGAAAAACAAAGGATACACCTTGCAGGGAGCTCGTGAGTTTTTGCGTCAGAATAAAAATGAAGCCCGTGAAAATCAGCGCGTCGTCGAGTCGCTCGAAAAACTAAAGAGTTTCTTATTGGAAGTTCGAGATAGTTTATAG
- the dprA gene encoding DNA-processing protein DprA translates to MSLLHKIALGMIPGVGPRLAKNLLQHIGSVEEIFSASVQDLIGAIGIGSAIAKTIRAQGFMRQAEQECIFVERHHIQPLWIEDRNYPHRLQTCDDAPPLLYYKGSADLNNQYIVSIVGTRNATAYGKRLCEDLICELSDFNPLIVSGLAYGIDVIAHRAAMQNQLSTLGVVGHGLDRIYPSVHREVAAAMLDQGGLLTEFPSGTKPDRPHFPMRNRLIAGLADVTIVVEAGIKGGALITAEMANSYNRDVCAFPGSIHQTYSEGCNYLIKTNRAHLIRQADDLRYLMNWENVGKKNITPQLSILPPTLSKDEQKVFVYLQQREQATVDDIAIHLDWPQSKLAIILLEMEMNDVLLSLPGKVYRCLSR, encoded by the coding sequence ATGAGTCTATTACACAAAATTGCTCTAGGTATGATCCCCGGAGTTGGTCCGCGTCTTGCTAAAAACCTCTTACAGCATATAGGCAGTGTAGAGGAAATTTTTAGCGCATCTGTGCAGGATTTGATCGGCGCAATTGGCATAGGTTCGGCAATAGCAAAAACGATCCGCGCGCAAGGCTTCATGCGCCAAGCAGAGCAAGAATGTATTTTTGTCGAACGACACCATATACAGCCGTTATGGATAGAAGACCGCAACTATCCACACCGTTTGCAAACCTGCGATGATGCACCACCACTCTTGTATTATAAGGGTAGCGCAGATCTAAACAACCAATACATCGTAAGTATTGTAGGCACACGAAATGCTACAGCTTATGGAAAAAGACTCTGTGAAGATCTAATTTGTGAATTATCCGATTTTAATCCACTCATTGTAAGCGGACTTGCCTATGGTATTGATGTCATAGCACACCGTGCTGCTATGCAAAACCAGCTTTCCACTCTTGGCGTAGTCGGGCACGGACTAGATCGTATTTACCCCTCGGTACATCGCGAGGTGGCAGCGGCAATGCTGGATCAGGGTGGTTTGCTGACTGAATTTCCCTCTGGAACCAAGCCTGACAGGCCTCATTTCCCGATGCGAAACCGTCTTATCGCCGGATTAGCCGATGTGACCATCGTAGTAGAAGCGGGCATAAAAGGCGGTGCATTGATCACTGCAGAAATGGCCAACAGTTATAACCGGGATGTTTGTGCCTTTCCAGGCTCCATCCATCAAACGTATTCGGAAGGATGTAATTATCTCATCAAAACAAATCGAGCTCACCTTATCCGGCAGGCCGATGATCTTCGTTACCTGATGAATTGGGAAAACGTAGGCAAGAAGAATATTACTCCTCAGCTTTCTATTCTTCCTCCTACGCTAAGTAAGGACGAACAGAAAGTATTTGTGTATTTGCAACAAAGGGAGCAAGCAACTGTAGATGATATTGCTATTCATCTGGACTGGCCGCAGAGCAAATTGGCTATCATACTGCTAGAAATGGAAATGAATGATGTGTTACTTTCTCTACCAGGAAAAGTATATCGCTGCCTCAGCAGATAA
- the accD gene encoding acetyl-CoA carboxylase, carboxyltransferase subunit beta codes for MSWFKRSTAGIVTATENKKEAPDGMWNKCPNCKKALLNVEQVENSYVCQYCDYHIRIGSAAYFSILFDNNDFQELFANMQAGDPLNFVDSKPYKDRLLESQAKTGLKDAIRCGHGKIEGQDIVVACMDFNFIGGSMGSVVGEKIARSIDYCLEHKIPFMLISKSGGARMMEAAFSLMQMAKTSAKLALLSKAKLPYICLLTDPTTGGVTASYAMLGDINIAEPGALIGFAGPRVIKETIKKDLPKGFQTSEFVLEHGFLDFIVDRRQLKTKLATFLRHVN; via the coding sequence ATGAGTTGGTTTAAAAGAAGTACTGCAGGAATCGTTACTGCTACGGAAAATAAGAAAGAAGCGCCGGATGGCATGTGGAACAAATGTCCGAACTGCAAAAAAGCACTTCTAAATGTTGAGCAAGTAGAAAACAGCTACGTTTGTCAATACTGCGATTACCATATCCGGATAGGTTCAGCTGCATATTTCTCCATACTTTTTGACAATAATGACTTCCAGGAATTATTCGCCAACATGCAGGCTGGTGATCCCCTTAACTTTGTAGATAGCAAACCTTACAAAGATAGACTATTGGAAAGCCAGGCTAAGACAGGTCTAAAAGATGCTATCCGCTGCGGCCACGGAAAAATAGAAGGTCAAGACATTGTGGTGGCTTGTATGGATTTTAACTTTATTGGCGGTTCTATGGGCTCTGTTGTAGGAGAAAAGATCGCGCGTTCGATTGATTACTGTTTAGAACACAAGATTCCATTTATGTTGATTTCAAAATCTGGCGGAGCTCGAATGATGGAAGCAGCTTTCTCACTCATGCAAATGGCCAAAACTTCTGCCAAACTAGCCTTATTGAGTAAAGCAAAATTACCCTATATCTGTTTGCTAACAGATCCAACTACGGGTGGTGTGACTGCATCGTATGCCATGCTAGGTGATATCAATATCGCAGAGCCTGGTGCATTGATTGGCTTTGCTGGCCCGCGAGTAATTAAAGAAACTATTAAAAAAGATTTGCCGAAAGGCTTCCAAACTTCCGAATTCGTATTGGAGCATGGCTTCTTGGATTTTATTGTCGATCGTAGACAGCTGAAAACCAAATTGGCTACCTTCTTACGCCACGTGAACTAA